CTTGCACTGCCTAAAAATTATTGCATTCAGATAGGATTGGCATGCCGTCACTTTCTATGGAAAGTGGCAATGAAAAGAACATCAGGATTATCAATGTCACGAGATAAACTAATCGTGCAGCTTGTTGCCATCAGTGTGGTAATGCCAGTTCTTACGTTCCGGACACCCAAAACGGGCCTTAGATAACAAGTTATTAACCAGCAATCTGAGTGATACAACCTTAACTATGAACTCCAATTCTTCCAGCTTGAACAGAGTGTAGTGTTCCACGAATTTCAGTCTAATTCATCCAATTTATTATGCACATCATGGGCTTCCCAGTTCTGATGATAACCCCACCATATTTTAAATATTCTTTCTATAGTCTGTATTTAATCTTTTGGTTATTTTCAACTTGCTTTGAGTTCACATAGTTTATGATTATTTAAGTAACCCACCTCGATATATCAATATATATGTTCGCAGGAGATATTCTGTCATAAAGCAAGTTAATGAACATATAGACCATATATAGAGAAATGAGAACATCACACACTGAACAGAAattatcagcaacatgtgtaCAAGGTTGTGCGATTCAATTATTTATTTACATAAGAAGTGTGCATAGTTTTCACACTTTCATCCATCTCTATTGGCCATTTACATCAAAGCAGTACCACCAGGGCACCAAAATACAAAGGATGATCATACCATATTTACAGAAAGCCCAGCAAGCCATGTACATATGTTTCGCATACTTTAAGCTCAATTATTTGCGCCCAGCAAACTGATCTGGAGACGAAATACCTCATGAACAGCACCACGGTTAAGAATGACCAGAACTTTTGCCCCCTCATCACTGGTCAGCCCACTCAATGAAAATTTGTGCGATTCATATTCGTCAGGCAACCGAAAACCATAGAACCACCTACCAAGCTTGAGCAAGCTCACACACACTTTCCTTTCTGCTACCTGGCAAGCTTGAAGTGCTTTCTCTACTTCATTTGGCTGGAAAAATAATTGTGTCAAAACCGCATTTTATGAGCACACCAAACTTACTAAGATTACTCAAGTAAGAACATATGTTATCATCCAAAAGAAACATTTACAAGAGTTAGTTATCCAAAGCTTTCTGGTGTTGCAAATCATACATTATCTGACGTAGTGAAGTTTTGAAAGATGGAGTAGTATGTTTATACATGCCATAATATAGCAGGCTTGTGCAAAGGGACTAGCATACTCATCAGGGTGCAAAAAGGATGCTATTGAACACATGAAGTGTTTAAGCTAACATAAACATCCAGGATAAAACTTGACCTTGTTCGAGGAAAAAGAGAGGATAAAGCTTGATCTCAATGCAACAAAATGAGACACTCTGAATCTAACCATGTTGACTTCAGGATGAAACATGAGATCAGATATTCAAGTGGACTAAGTCGGGTGACATCTGAATGGCATAGGTGTCTATACAATGTAATAAGGTATGGTATTTCAAGAACAGGGATGAGAAATGGTTCCATTAACTTCATGCGGAGATATTATAAATGAGGTGATGGAATATCTTGGGGCATGGAGAGCATGTAACCACAAGAAAAGCTAAAGGAGAACATCAGGAATGCATAACTCACCAGCATATGcgatttaaaaaaaaaactcacCAGCATATGCAAGCATGCAATGGAGTAGTGCAGTCCAATCAGATTTATTATCGCACTGCGATTCCTTGAAAGCAAGAAGAACTGGACATTGACAAAGCCTATGTCCTTCATCAACGCCAAATCAGACATAGCTTTCAGGTAATACTCAGCTTCAAGCGACCCGTCATGCGAGCTGCTCTCCACAAACTCAACCACCCTAGAGACAGCCACGGCAGTTCTTCCATGGTGATTTATGTACAGAGCTTTCCACCCCTACAGCACAAGTTCACGCCAAAATGTAAGGTCAACCTGTTATGCTTTTGGCAGTAAGGAAAGGAAGTGAGCATAGGAGGAGAAATACAGCGCTGAAAGGATGCAATTGTTCTCCAATATTGGCTCTACACGACAATTGAGCCCTAGAGGTTAACTTGTATGAACCATAAAGGATACACATAAAACTAAGCATGAACACTCATAGCAACCAAAATTGCAGAGCCTAAAAGCCTTGGGTAAGGATCATACTGAAACTTAAGCAGTGAATAGAGTATAGAGTGGTCAAAATGACATCAAATTTCTTAGTTTGCAGGCCTTAAACCGAGGACATGCGCCACTGGAACTGTGAATCTAAGCAGGGAAATCAGCTGATATAGCAACCTGCACGCGTGAAGCCCCTGCCCCTCCTCCGGCCGCCACAGCCGCCGCCGCGGCCGGCCAGCGGCGGCGGAAGAGGCCCTCCCACACGAAGTTGGCGTCGCAGGCGCGGCGCCAGGACCGCGAGCATCCGCCGAGGGCGCACACGTCCGCCTCCTGCGCAAGGGTATAGCAAGAGCAAGTCCAGTCAACGAGCGAACCACAAGCACGGCCACGTCTGAACACCGAAATCGGAGGCACCTGGAGGCGGCACGCGATGGCGACGGCGATGTCGTCGGGGAGGTCCGCCCACCTCccctccggcgacggcggcggcgatggcgagaGCTCCATTTGTCTATTCCCCTCCCCTCTGCTATGAGTGATCTCCCCGCGGCCGCAGAAGAAGGTTACGCAACTGCTCGTGTCGGAGGAGCGGTCGGATTTGGATCCTGCGCGGTCCACGTGAGGGCCACGTGGCAGAAGAACCTGGATCGCGCTAGTGGCCGGGATGGCCGACCCGGCCCGTCTGGGGAGTCGGTAACACCTCCCCATCTCATTAATTCGTGACGGAGACGTACAAGAAAAAAAGAAATTCGTGAAGGAGACGATGGCTTAGGCTGCtcgtagtggggagtaacttagactagtaacatatgccatgttactagtctaggttactaccttcatattgggtagtaacttatatgtggtgtcatgcattgtgtcatttattatgttgtagactcattttgacttggggtgtgtgatgttatggtaacatagctagttaccacctcactctcttttttcatttattcgcatgccatgtcaccaaaaggccttgagatgtgtgatgttactagctatgttactcccactatgagcagtcttagggCAATTTTTCAACGTTACAACGCAAACACCCATAAATATATGCATGCATACACTTATATACACTGTTCAAAAACTACTCCCTCCCCCCGGTTCACAAGGTCTAATCTGAAAAATATTTATCCCATAATACATTCCCACTAAGACCTGCATGCATTTAAGTATAAGTAGTAACCCCCTCTAATTACTCCCCACTTTCTCTTTCTCCTTTTCTTAAGCGCGTTGTGCATACGGTTGCCGCTCACTGTGCCGTCCGAGAAGATGCCGCTGCTCCCTGGCCCTGTCACGGAGAGGCTGCCGCTACTCCCTATCCCGGCGTCTAGGTTGTCGTTCCCACCGAAGATGCTGCCACTCCCGCCGACGAGGGAGGATCCGTGCGGCCGCATAAGTCTGACACGCCGCGCGGGCATAGCCGGGGGAACGACGGAGCGCCTCTCATCCCTCTCCTGGAGCGATGGACCGAACAACGTTGCCATAAACCCTCGTAAACCTAGCGGTGGAGGCCGGCGACCAACGTTTTGCTGGCCTGGCGCCATTGATCGAAACTGATGAAGGAGAGGGATGAGAATTGGCAGCTCCTCGCCAAGGGAGTACTTAAAGGAGGAATTAGTGGGAAAATTATTGCGGTTGGGAGGCAAGTTTCGCGCGCTGATTTCGCTCGTAAATTTCGCGCCATTTTGGAGGGTttggagggagagagaggagacGATCGCGCGGATTGCATGCAAAATATAAGCGCGCGGAGGGTCTGTTTCCGTTTTTTGCATAAGGAGTCGGTTAGCATTCCTATTAATTGGAGAGAGGTAAGCGCTCAGAAGAGTTTTATCATCCAATAAATTGATGTCTTGGTCACGATGCAAATTCACGTGAGCCCTGTGAACCGAGATGGAGGGAGCGATTAATTGGTCGATTAATCTCTACTAAAGGCATGACCGTGTTGATTGCCTCTAATCGcttgtgttaatcctttagccTAATTAATTGCTTTGATAGCCTGATTACTAGGAATTTTACCGATTAATTAGTCCACTTTGGTATGAAGTTGAACGCATATCATCCGTTCAGCCGCTACCCCATCCAAATCAAGTAGGTTTGCGAAGATTCAGCTCGATTCTCGTCTCCAGGAGCTCGATTCCCGTCATCGCTGAACGATTGCTTACCGTTTCCGACCAGACCTTTGATACAGGATCTCAACCACCTTGAGAAGCTTGTCGAAGAGCTCCATGATGAATTCAAATAGGATAGGTGGTTGAGGTGCAAGAGGGTCAGTACTCTAGGTAGGTGGTGGGAGACGAGAAACTTCGTCGGTCAAAGGAGGAGAAGCGAAAGGATGGAACATGGTGGTGGCCGATGGATGCTTTGTCGCTCATGACCTAGAAGATTACGTCACAAAGGAGAAGCGTACATATTTTAATGGCTTTTTGCGCTCTAGAGAAGTAGGGCAGGCTTGACTCATATACTATTTGTTTCTTTCTTACATAGACGTGTTTTGGTtgctaatttgtgtaggttgcgccgattaatagccgaccgattaaTTCAGTTAATCGTCTGAATTTCGATTATTCGCTACTTTCAAGCTGACCAAACAGTTAACGATTACCTATTTTCTTACCATTGCTTATCTTACAAACGCACACATGTATATTTCACCTTTATAAACATCTCAAAGGACTAAGTAGAGAGCGGGTTTTGAGATTGATAAAGTGGACGCCTTGCTGTCAACAAAGACATCGTCTCACACTAAAAAAATGTTCTGTCTTTTCATGCGATATCATAGCGTTAAAcctgaagtttttttttttgaacaagacaCAGTAGGAGAGGCTCCTACTGTGGTATTTCATTCATTACCACAGATATTTACATAGTTGGTGCAAGCATCCTTTACAACAACCAGAAAGAAAAATCAAATTGTGTCTATAAGATCTAAAATATGTTCTACCAGGGTTTCAGGTACCCTGAACCTAAGTAAAAGCAAATATgagcaaattctccctctccaagAGGTTCTAGTTGGTCTGATATCTCTAAAGATTAAATTATTTCTTTCTTTCCAAATTCCCCATGCATCAATGATGAACTTTTCAAAAAATAATGGGCCGTGGTGCATAGAGCTAGCTTGTGTAATAATCTGCATTGTAGTATTGGATCTCTAGTAGGTTAAGGTGTCACTGCTTTCCTAACCATTCAACAGTATGTTGCttagagcaaaaaaaaaaacatatagGCGATAAGCCTGTGTCATGCCATTTATAACTAATCTGTAGCTCCTTGATCACTAAAAACATTGTTCAACCTTATCAGAATACGAAGGTATATAAGCATATTTTAGTTAGAGATATATCAGTATTTATAAAAAAATTGATCTTTTCTTAAGGATGGAGAGAGTACTACTTCATGAATACATGGTCCATATTTTACGCTCATAAGGTGTCTAAGAACATATACAATGGAGTATATCAGCCTTTTCTTAGTGGTACCATGTTAGATTTTTGCTTAGTTAGAAAAAAGAGATTGGAAAAAGAGAAGGCTACCCTTAGCTAACTAAGAGATGATCTCTCATTTACCTTTCTTTAGCAACacaatttttaaaaaaaaattaagttatttttatttattCTTAGGGATGATAATAACATTTGTATTTAGTGTCTTTCCTAGGTGACATAGATTGCTAAGATAAAAATGTTTTTTTCTACGATTATACATGGCCTAAGAGTATGTACTAGAACTTATTTATCTTCTCTCTTCTCTTCTATTTTAACTAAACAAAAATACGTATTCTCCCTATTCATTTTAATTGATTTGGATTTAGTACAGGTTGTACCAAGTCTAAGTCAATTAAAAGGGATTAGAGGATGTATTTGCCCTTAGCACGCCATGGGCCTAATTAATTCTTTGGCGTGTGTAATCAAACGCGTTACCGTAATCTGACTGGTCTAAGCTTTCGcatattattttatttttatacTCCCCTCCACCTTCACTTATAAATAATTTTCTTTCGCTTGCCCTGCACTTCTCCAACTCGAATATTTTTTGGCGACTCCGACCCCGACGCGCTCCTCCCGCTAATCATTGATCGATCGATCCCCTCTCGCTCGAGCGGCCCAAAAGTTTCTCCCGCCGGCTTCGGCCTCCGGCGGCGAAGCGCGCTCTGAATCAGAGGGCGGGCCTGGTGGATTCTTGTGCTGCGGTTGTAGGGGAtggagcggcggcggtggctgcAGGCGGCGGTCCTAATGTGCTTGCTGCTGCTCTGCTCCGGGAGAGGTACGGCAACCTTTTCTTGCCTTGGAACATACCTTCGTGGTCCTGGACTAATTGCTGCCTGCAAGTTCAGCCCTATGAGGATGGGTTGCGGACCTACCCTGTTTCCCGGTTGATTTTGCCTCGGGCTTGGGGGCAATGTGCTCGTTATGTTCAGGAATCGGTTCACGAATTAGGAGAACATTAGTTCCTAGTTGGTGTCTGATCACTAGTTCACAGCAACGTTGTTTCATACTTTGATTTCTATTAACCTATTATTCTGTGCTCACATAAAACGATTTAGGATGTGCTTGTCGTACCCAGCAGAGATTCTTGGTTTGTACCCTAGGTTGAAATTCTCATGATGGCTCTACTTTCTTGATTCAGAACTTAAGGACAAACCAGCGCCGGTATATAACTCGACTCTCGCCAAGACCCTTGCGGAGTATACTTCAGCAGTAAGTGTTGTTTGCCTTGCCTCGTTTTGTCATCCTTCTCTTCAGATTTGCGTAAGATGAATAATTGGGATTTCGAGCGTTATGTTGGGTGGTTATCAATTGAACCTGGTGCTGTTTGCAGGTCTATACTACTGATCTGTCGCAACTATTTACCTGGACTTGTGAAAAATGCAATGACCTGACGCAGGTATTCTTCCTCGCCGCTTGTTGCATCTTCTTATTTGCCTTGGTCCATTCGTATGTAACTTACTTTGTGTGGATGGCTGATTAAGTTTATTTATTATGGCGCAGGGGTTTGAGATGATAGAGCTGATTATCGATGTGCAGAATTGTTTGGAGGTTGCTCTCTCTATCCATGATCTTCTGTTTAACCTTTAATAGTAGTATACTAGTATTACTCTTCTTTTGCACATATGTTCATAGTTTTGATGAACCAGGCATATGTCGGTTTTGCAAGTGACATGAATGCTATTGTAGTTGCATTCAGAGGCACTCAAGAGAACAGGTACATCTTCTATATCTCTTCCTTATAAGTGCCAAGTTATGTGCTTAAATTGATATCTGAAGTCTAGTGAATCAGATAAATTTGATATATAGCATCTTAAATTAAATAATTAATATCTGAAGTATTGCCGATCAAATAAATTTGTCAGCCTACATCTTGTTATATTTATGTAATTATGTTGCTTCTCCATTTTCTCAGCATCCAGAActggatagaagacttgttttggAAACAACTTGATTTCGACTATCCAGGCATGGCTGAAGCTAAGGTTAGCATGGCTAAACTATTTGTGAGGAAAATCAGCTTCTTGCAAATTATATAATGTTTGTGATCTATCTGTTTATAGGTGCACAGTGGGTTTTATTCTGCCTATCATAACACAACATTGCGTGATGGAGTCATCAATGGCATCCAGAAGACCATGGAAGCGTATGGCAATGTTCCCATCATGGTAACAGGG
This Lolium perenne isolate Kyuss_39 chromosome 1, Kyuss_2.0, whole genome shotgun sequence DNA region includes the following protein-coding sequences:
- the LOC127316813 gene encoding uncharacterized protein, which translates into the protein MELSPSPPPSPEGRWADLPDDIAVAIACRLQEADVCALGGCSRSWRRACDANFVWEGLFRRRWPAAAAAVAAGGGAGASRVQGWKALYINHHGRTAVAVSRVVEFVESSSHDGSLEAEYYLKAMSDLALMKDIGFVNVQFFLLSRNRSAIINLIGLHYSIACLHMLPNEVEKALQACQVAERKVCVSLLKLGRWFYGFRLPDEYESHKFSLSGLTSDEGAKVLVILNRGAVHEVFRLQISLLGANN